The proteins below come from a single bacterium genomic window:
- a CDS encoding GIY-YIG nuclease family protein has product MYSVYVLKSLRHGKRYVGYTSKAPSERLAEHNSGTNQYTRQNGPFELVYFEEFGDKKEALVRERFLKSGQGRKYLDSIIPG; this is encoded by the coding sequence ATGTATAGTGTGTACGTTTTGAAGAGTTTGCGTCACGGCAAACGATATGTTGGTTATACGAGCAAAGCCCCTTCAGAAAGACTTGCTGAGCACAACTCAGGTACTAACCAGTACACGCGGCAAAATGGGCCCTTCGAACTTGTTTATTTTGAGGAGTTCGGCGATAAAAAAGAGGCTTTAGTCAGAGAAAGATTTTTGAAGTCCGGTCAAGGTAGGAAGTATCTTGATTCGATAATTCCGGGGTAG